In the genome of Leptospira tipperaryensis, one region contains:
- a CDS encoding cation:proton antiporter encodes MIKIEYGGIGMKLGTFRNVLVYVVFLVVFGFGIHRILNFGKGLEVGIENSGFHSDPFSFVVWASDFSKNLKHPIALLILQLLVILIVARTFGWIVSLFRQPMVIGEIIAGIILGPSFLGWALPEYSSFLFPKESLKSIQALSQIGLFLFLFLVGMELDVKILGKKAHDAVVVSHASILFPFFLGTAYAIYLYQDFSPKGVSFLVFGLFMGIAMSITAFPVLARIVQERGLTKTSLGTLVITCAAADDVTAWCILAIVVAVAQAGSLLSGLITIALAISYVILMIFVIRPLLTKISQRYPSREALIRPVTAFVFIIWLLSCYVAEAIGIHALFGAFLAGVIMPSNGDFRRMLSEKIEDLSLLLLLPLFFVFTGLRTEIGLLNEGNLWFVCLGVIGVAVIGKFFGSSIAAKLVGQNWKDSLSIGALMNTRGLMELVVLNIGYDLGILSPPIFAMMVLMALTTTFMTGPILDFLNLTFHRNTQEEDGDKVLLSFAATATGTRLLELANLLFPSKKKETKIVALHITSSTDISPQEAEVLEKEVFGNLEEKANELGRSILTVYKNSSNVTKEIFNQIQDLSPSLILLGRSQTLFSHKEVAGKVLTIIESSKIPVGILIDRKFTKLKKILFFVSGIEDKFLESYQENISKIEDAEVTVLWTGRILPDWLKELNEIKTFPNIRIFAKERSLIYGENWSDYDLVILSLGFYVEIENTSLFQQQLPSVLILRK; translated from the coding sequence ATGATCAAAATTGAATATGGTGGTATAGGAATGAAATTAGGTACTTTCAGAAACGTTTTGGTTTACGTCGTTTTTCTCGTAGTATTCGGCTTTGGAATCCATAGGATTCTTAACTTTGGAAAAGGATTGGAAGTCGGAATCGAAAACTCGGGGTTTCACTCCGATCCGTTCTCCTTTGTCGTCTGGGCTTCCGATTTTTCGAAAAATCTAAAACACCCGATCGCGCTTCTCATCTTACAGCTCTTAGTGATTCTGATCGTCGCGAGAACTTTCGGTTGGATCGTGAGTCTTTTTAGACAACCGATGGTGATCGGCGAGATCATCGCCGGGATCATCCTAGGCCCTTCGTTTTTAGGATGGGCCTTACCCGAATATTCTTCCTTTCTCTTTCCAAAAGAATCTCTCAAAAGTATACAAGCCCTCAGTCAGATCGGTCTTTTTCTTTTTTTGTTTCTTGTGGGAATGGAACTGGATGTTAAAATTCTCGGCAAAAAGGCGCATGACGCGGTAGTCGTAAGTCACGCGAGTATTCTTTTTCCATTCTTCTTAGGGACCGCTTACGCGATCTATCTCTACCAAGACTTTTCCCCCAAGGGCGTTTCCTTTTTGGTTTTCGGTTTGTTTATGGGAATTGCGATGAGCATCACTGCATTTCCCGTTTTGGCGAGAATCGTTCAAGAAAGAGGACTGACAAAAACATCCTTGGGAACGTTAGTCATCACCTGCGCCGCGGCGGACGACGTTACCGCCTGGTGTATCCTCGCGATCGTAGTCGCGGTGGCGCAAGCCGGAAGCCTTTTGAGCGGATTGATCACGATCGCATTAGCGATTTCTTATGTTATTTTGATGATCTTCGTGATCCGGCCCCTTTTGACTAAAATTTCACAAAGATATCCGAGCAGAGAAGCCTTGATCCGTCCGGTCACCGCTTTTGTATTTATCATCTGGTTGTTATCCTGCTACGTCGCCGAAGCGATCGGGATTCACGCCCTCTTCGGCGCCTTTCTCGCCGGCGTGATTATGCCGTCTAACGGAGACTTTAGAAGAATGTTGTCCGAAAAGATCGAAGACTTGAGTCTCTTACTTCTTCTACCTTTGTTCTTTGTATTTACGGGACTCAGAACTGAAATCGGATTGTTAAACGAAGGAAATCTCTGGTTTGTCTGTCTGGGAGTGATCGGAGTCGCGGTAATCGGAAAATTTTTCGGAAGTTCGATCGCGGCCAAGTTGGTCGGGCAGAATTGGAAGGACAGTCTTTCGATCGGCGCCCTTATGAACACAAGAGGACTTATGGAACTGGTGGTCCTCAACATAGGATACGACCTCGGAATTCTTTCTCCTCCTATCTTTGCTATGATGGTCCTTATGGCCTTGACTACCACGTTTATGACGGGGCCGATTTTAGATTTTTTGAATCTCACCTTTCATAGAAATACGCAGGAAGAAGACGGAGACAAAGTTCTTTTGTCCTTTGCGGCCACCGCAACCGGAACTCGTCTATTAGAATTAGCTAATTTACTCTTCCCTTCCAAAAAGAAAGAAACAAAGATTGTCGCGCTTCATATCACGTCGAGCACCGATATTTCTCCGCAGGAAGCGGAAGTGCTTGAAAAGGAAGTCTTTGGGAATCTCGAAGAAAAGGCAAACGAGCTCGGGCGCTCGATTCTTACCGTTTATAAAAACAGTTCGAACGTTACCAAAGAAATTTTTAACCAAATCCAAGACCTGAGTCCTTCCCTCATCTTATTGGGAAGATCTCAGACCCTATTCTCACATAAAGAAGTCGCGGGAAAAGTTCTTACGATCATAGAAAGTTCTAAGATTCCGGTAGGAATTTTGATCGATCGCAAATTTACGAAGTTGAAAAAAATCCTCTTTTTTGTCTCAGGAATAGAAGATAAATTCTTAGAATCTTATCAAGAAAATATTTCCAAAATAGAGGACGCCGAGGTGACAGTTCTCTGGACCGGAAGGATTCTTCCCGACTGGCTAAAAGAATTAAACGAAATCAAAACCTTCCCAAACATACGTATATTCGCAAAAGAACGATCCCTCATCTACGGAGAAAATTGGAGCGACTACGACCTTGTGATCCTCAGCCTCGGATTTTACGTAGAAATCGAAAACACAAGCCTATTCCAACAGCAACTTCCTAGCGTTTTAATTCTTAGAAAATGA